A stretch of Helicobacter pylori oki112 DNA encodes these proteins:
- the rimO gene encoding 30S ribosomal protein S12 methylthiotransferase RimO, with protein MQIKENKQLCLISLGCSKNLVDSEVMLGKLYNYTLTNDAKSADVILINTCGFIESAKQESIQTILNAAKDKKKGAILIASGCLSERYKDEIKELIPEVDIFTGVGDYDKIDIMIAKKQNQFSEQVFLSEHYNARIITGSSVHAYVKISEGCNQKCSFCAIPSFKGKLQSRELDSILKEVENLVLKGYTDMTFIAQDSSSFLYDKGQKDGLIQLISAIDKQQALKSGRILYLYPSSTTLDLIGAIEDSLIFQNYFDMPIQHISDSMLKKMRRNSSQAHHLKLLNAMKQVKESFIRSTIIVGHPEENEGEFEELSAFLDEFRFDRLNIFAFSAEENTHAYSLEKVPKKIINARIKALNKIALKHQNHSFKALLNKPIKALVENKEGEYFYKARDLRWAPEVDGEILINDSELTTPLKPGHYTIMPSEFKDNILLAKVLSPF; from the coding sequence ATGCAAATTAAAGAAAACAAACAACTCTGCTTAATTTCATTAGGTTGCTCTAAAAATTTGGTGGATTCAGAAGTGATGTTAGGCAAGCTTTATAACTACACGCTCACTAATGACGCTAAGAGCGCCGATGTGATTTTGATCAACACTTGCGGTTTTATTGAAAGCGCCAAACAAGAGAGCATCCAAACCATTCTAAACGCCGCTAAAGACAAAAAAAAGGGAGCGATTTTGATTGCGAGCGGGTGCTTGAGCGAGCGCTATAAAGATGAAATCAAAGAGTTGATCCCTGAAGTGGATATTTTTACCGGCGTGGGGGATTATGACAAGATTGATATAATGATCGCTAAAAAACAAAACCAGTTCAGCGAGCAAGTGTTTTTAAGCGAGCATTATAACGCACGCATCATCACGGGATCGAGCGTGCATGCGTATGTTAAAATTTCTGAGGGTTGCAATCAAAAATGCTCTTTTTGCGCTATCCCTAGCTTTAAGGGGAAATTACAAAGCAGGGAATTAGACTCCATTTTAAAAGAAGTGGAAAATCTCGTGCTTAAAGGCTATACGGATATGACTTTTATCGCACAAGATTCTAGCTCCTTTTTATACGATAAAGGGCAAAAAGACGGCTTGATCCAGCTTATTAGCGCGATTGACAAACAGCAAGCCTTAAAGAGTGGTCGAATCTTATACCTCTACCCTTCTAGCACCACTTTAGATCTGATTGGTGCGATTGAAGACTCGCTTATTTTTCAAAATTATTTTGACATGCCCATCCAGCACATCAGCGACTCCATGCTCAAAAAGATGCGGCGCAATTCCAGCCAAGCGCACCATTTAAAGCTTTTAAATGCCATGAAGCAGGTTAAAGAAAGCTTTATAAGAAGCACGATCATTGTAGGGCATCCGGAAGAAAATGAGGGCGAATTTGAGGAATTGAGCGCGTTTTTGGACGAGTTCCGGTTTGATAGATTGAATATTTTTGCTTTCAGCGCTGAAGAAAACACGCATGCCTATTCTTTAGAGAAAGTGCCTAAAAAAATCATCAACGCTCGCATTAAAGCCTTGAATAAAATCGCTTTAAAGCACCAAAACCATTCCTTTAAGGCTTTGTTGAATAAGCCCATTAAGGCGTTAGTGGAAAATAAAGAGGGCGAGTATTTTTACAAAGCAAGGGATTTGAGATGGGCGCCTGAAGTGGATGGGGAAATTTTGATCAATGATAGCGAACTAACCACCCCTTTAAAACCCGGGCATTATACGATTATGCCTAGCGAATTTAAAGACAATATCTTACTCGCTAAGGTTTTAAGCCCTTTTTAA
- a CDS encoding GTPase: MKNIYLDVKANIEKLQNIFRNTNNENERLKKSNQEALEVFQKLEFESLKELESLKNNEEWENFTIAFYGETNAGKSTLIECLRLFFKERSKMDQQERFRRLYAEKNHRGSGHALLELEKFQDGAIIGDGRSDFTTETKSYTLKHGNKTFTLLDIPGIEGDEKKVIQQISNATQKAHAIFYVTKKPTPPQKGEEKKEGTIEKIQKQLDSQTEIYTLYNKSINNPRALKDGLIDGSEKESLKILNKEMKNILGKHCMGHQIVSAQMAFYGLSSALIPESDFYKNKQKFLDFKAEELLLYKCHFKQLGGFIARTLLENSRKKIIESNCNKALKVVEQLQKAIKTTIEKRIDPMIKEAQEHQQEARYNLDRSTEKFILN; this comes from the coding sequence ATGAAAAACATTTATCTTGATGTGAAAGCCAATATTGAAAAGCTCCAAAATATTTTTAGAAACACTAATAATGAAAATGAAAGACTAAAAAAATCCAACCAAGAAGCGTTGGAGGTATTTCAAAAATTAGAATTTGAAAGCTTAAAAGAGCTTGAAAGTTTAAAAAATAACGAAGAGTGGGAAAATTTTACCATCGCCTTTTATGGGGAAACCAATGCGGGGAAATCAACCCTTATTGAATGTTTGAGGCTGTTTTTTAAAGAACGAAGCAAAATGGATCAACAAGAGCGATTCAGGCGGCTCTATGCAGAGAAAAATCATAGAGGTAGCGGGCATGCTCTTTTGGAGCTAGAAAAATTCCAAGATGGAGCGATCATAGGCGATGGGAGGAGCGATTTCACTACAGAAACCAAATCTTACACCTTGAAGCACGGCAACAAAACCTTTACTTTGCTTGATATTCCAGGGATAGAAGGCGACGAAAAAAAGGTTATTCAGCAAATTTCTAACGCTACACAAAAAGCCCATGCTATTTTTTATGTTACCAAAAAGCCCACTCCTCCGCAAAAAGGAGAAGAGAAAAAAGAAGGGACGATTGAAAAGATTCAAAAGCAACTTGATTCGCAAACAGAGATATATACCCTATACAATAAGTCAATTAACAACCCAAGAGCCTTAAAAGATGGGCTTATTGATGGAAGCGAAAAAGAAAGCTTAAAAATTTTAAATAAAGAAATGAAAAACATTTTAGGCAAACACTGCATGGGGCATCAAATAGTCAGCGCCCAAATGGCTTTTTATGGTCTTTCATCGGCTTTAATCCCAGAGAGTGATTTTTATAAAAACAAACAAAAATTTTTAGATTTTAAAGCGGAAGAATTATTATTGTATAAATGCCATTTTAAACAATTAGGAGGATTTATAGCCAGAACGCTTCTTGAAAACTCACGCAAAAAAATCATAGAATCCAACTGCAATAAAGCCTTAAAAGTGGTAGAACAATTGCAAAAAGCGATAAAAACCACGATTGAAAAACGGATCGATCCAATGATTAAAGAAGCACAAGAACACCAACAAGAAGCCCGCTATAATTTAGATCGTTCTACAGAAAAATTTATATTAAATTGA
- a CDS encoding LeoA/HP0731 family dynamin-like GTPase, which produces MKNETLEQFKRNQKRNQENLKKLLDFIHTGEKYGIHIEESLKEKIHNAMENVADQKLKVALVGGFSEGKTSIAAAWIDRLDESMNIDHQESSDAVKIYDIDDEIELVDTPGLFGFKVKEHDSGKIERYKDITKKYISEAHLILYALNPSNPIKESHKDDLNWLFRTLNLLSRTIFVISRFDEEADIEDEEDYNKRFKIKKENIQNRLNDLISLSEKEKEGLIIVAVAANPFDLGVEHWLKHKEEFQKLSHIKTLQDATQKKIKENGGKLTIIEEAKKSVIQDVVHRQMPLAKKEQQEIKREMEYLNKTLEKRRKDIQDLNKEISQARIHLREFIIRYFSDLIRQVSGTSLETFNDFAMREIGDKGINIETKVQNEFERQTQGISNEIAKIETDFNADRSFFEKHAGTFGRIGIKLLEQSKFINATNIKLARDGIVAVAKFTGIDLALKFKPWGAVNLAGSINKGLPLIGLAFEVWDSWKESQKIEKLEKAKREMESDFNNQKQEILDLINDETRFKQTCFPMALELEKCIQACEESVKKTQECAQGLEKWIQTGEDFIKGEDFIDVEPEEE; this is translated from the coding sequence ATGAAGAATGAAACGCTAGAACAATTTAAAAGAAATCAAAAGAGGAATCAAGAAAATCTTAAAAAATTGCTTGATTTTATCCATACTGGAGAGAAATATGGAATCCATATTGAAGAGTCTCTCAAAGAAAAAATCCATAATGCGATGGAAAATGTTGCCGATCAAAAACTTAAAGTGGCTTTAGTGGGAGGTTTTTCTGAAGGGAAAACATCCATAGCGGCAGCTTGGATCGATCGGCTAGATGAAAGCATGAATATAGATCATCAAGAATCCAGCGATGCAGTTAAAATCTATGACATAGATGATGAAATTGAGCTGGTTGACACCCCGGGACTATTCGGGTTTAAAGTAAAAGAACACGATAGCGGCAAAATAGAACGCTATAAAGATATTACAAAAAAATATATCAGCGAAGCCCACCTCATTTTATACGCACTCAACCCGTCAAACCCCATCAAAGAAAGCCATAAGGACGATTTGAACTGGTTGTTTAGGACGCTCAATCTTTTATCCAGGACGATATTTGTCATCAGCCGTTTTGATGAAGAAGCGGATATTGAAGATGAAGAAGATTACAACAAAAGATTTAAAATCAAAAAAGAAAACATCCAAAACCGACTGAATGATCTCATTTCTTTAAGCGAAAAAGAAAAAGAGGGTTTGATTATTGTTGCTGTTGCGGCAAACCCTTTTGATTTGGGGGTGGAACACTGGCTAAAGCATAAAGAAGAATTCCAAAAGCTTTCACATATCAAAACTCTGCAAGATGCGACGCAAAAAAAGATTAAAGAAAATGGCGGGAAATTAACCATCATAGAAGAAGCCAAAAAAAGCGTCATTCAAGATGTGGTCCATAGGCAAATGCCGCTTGCAAAAAAAGAGCAACAAGAGATTAAGAGAGAAATGGAATATTTGAATAAAACGCTTGAAAAAAGGCGAAAGGATATTCAAGATTTAAATAAAGAAATTTCTCAAGCCCGCATTCATTTAAGAGAATTTATAATAAGGTATTTTAGCGATCTCATCCGTCAAGTTTCTGGCACTAGCCTAGAAACCTTTAATGATTTCGCTATGAGAGAAATAGGCGATAAAGGCATCAATATAGAAACAAAAGTCCAAAATGAATTTGAAAGGCAAACGCAAGGGATTTCAAATGAAATCGCTAAAATTGAAACTGATTTTAATGCCGATAGGAGTTTTTTTGAAAAACATGCCGGAACATTTGGAAGGATTGGAATCAAACTTTTAGAACAAAGCAAGTTTATCAATGCGACTAACATCAAACTGGCTAGAGACGGGATAGTGGCTGTGGCAAAATTTACAGGCATAGATTTGGCTTTAAAATTCAAACCTTGGGGCGCTGTAAACTTGGCAGGCAGCATAAACAAAGGTTTACCGCTTATCGGTCTTGCTTTTGAAGTGTGGGATTCTTGGAAAGAAAGCCAAAAAATAGAAAAACTTGAAAAAGCTAAAAGAGAAATGGAATCCGATTTTAACAATCAAAAACAAGAAATCTTGGATCTCATCAATGATGAAACCAGATTCAAACAAACATGTTTCCCAATGGCGTTGGAACTGGAAAAATGCATTCAAGCATGCGAAGAAAGCGTTAAAAAAACGCAAGAGTGCGCTCAAGGTTTGGAAAAATGGATTCAAACTGGCGAAGATTTTATCAAGGGCGAAGATTTTATAGATGTTGAGCCTGAAGAGGAATGA
- a CDS encoding HP0729 family protein produces the protein MNHLLILYNPYYQKDVIQQHLSVLQEKSQVGFGKIRSKLNDQEKHDSLEEIYKATNEKNFLQLFLTDYANLFAAKVIKVSKEIDEGLIPSYYKEKNLEVEDFFIISDLRELVREDFSLLRDQFLANFIAPNNHTYAIYGNNYVYPLPVKLKEERSYFLGDEKHYLSVYKSKEYLTMQENFMRFVFGKRLFYLLHPDSINNIIHAELELLQSENDLLNDFTSIIVKYSKTLEYEIYTFAKQVLLKACKKDPSLYDLVYKVQGKSLTLKDFFTKKPNLGSVKFLLKHEKVQCHLEENLKRFINYPFSKSLSLIQNIRNEAVHAKAPSLHEVEKLRNEILGIEGASLLKGVLTHKETS, from the coding sequence ATGAACCACCTTTTAATCCTTTATAACCCTTACTATCAAAAAGATGTCATCCAACAACATTTAAGCGTTTTACAGGAAAAATCCCAAGTGGGCTTTGGTAAAATCCGATCAAAGCTCAACGATCAAGAAAAGCACGACTCTTTAGAAGAGATTTACAAAGCCACCAACGAAAAAAATTTTTTGCAGCTTTTTTTGACCGATTACGCTAATTTATTTGCCGCTAAGGTAATAAAGGTTTCTAAAGAGATTGATGAGGGTTTGATCCCTAGCTATTATAAAGAAAAAAATTTGGAAGTGGAAGACTTTTTTATTATCAGCGATTTAAGGGAATTAGTCAGGGAAGATTTTAGCCTTTTAAGGGATCAATTTTTAGCCAATTTCATCGCACCAAACAACCACACTTACGCCATTTATGGGAATAATTATGTCTATCCTTTGCCGGTAAAGTTAAAAGAAGAGCGTTCTTATTTTTTAGGCGATGAAAAGCATTATCTGAGCGTATATAAAAGCAAAGAATATTTAACCATGCAAGAAAATTTCATGCGTTTTGTTTTTGGCAAAAGGCTTTTTTACCTCTTACACCCTGATAGCATCAATAACATCATTCATGCCGAATTAGAGCTTTTACAAAGCGAAAACGATCTTTTGAATGATTTTACCAGTATCATCGTCAAATACTCCAAAACCTTAGAATACGAAATTTATACTTTTGCTAAACAAGTTCTTTTAAAGGCTTGCAAAAAAGATCCCAGCCTTTATGATTTAGTTTATAAAGTCCAAGGAAAATCTCTTACGCTTAAAGATTTTTTCACTAAAAAGCCCAATCTTGGGAGCGTTAAATTTTTACTCAAACACGAAAAAGTCCAATGCCATTTAGAAGAAAACTTAAAAAGATTCATCAATTATCCTTTTTCAAAAAGCCTAAGTCTCATTCAAAACATCCGCAACGAAGCCGTTCACGCAAAAGCTCCGAGTTTGCATGAAGTGGAAAAACTCAGGAATGAAATTTTAGGCATAGAGGGTGCGAGCTTACTCAAAGGCGTTTTAACCCACAAGGAAACTTCATAA
- the tilS gene encoding tRNA lysidine(34) synthetase TilS, whose product MTARDFKNYLEPLRESQNLLGFSGGLDSTCLFHLLVGENIAFDIALVDYNTQKQRLEIIQHAQKLAKTHHKKCYIHYAPKIARNFEMQARKVRYDFFEALTKEHSYKHLILAHHLNDRLEWFLMQLSKGAGLNTLLSFQAYEKRESYAIVRPLLYTPKDTLKTLAKDLKFFEDDSNSSLKFKRNFFRKNYANSLMQDYSKGIIQSFKFLDEEKERLYPLIPVSQMHGITFFKYSQNALFMVDKILKQKGYVLSFSQKEEIKRHFFSLEIAQKFIIESDKECVFIALKPQKTLSMPKDFKDRARRLNIPKRLRPVLYAEFLKQPTHDFLTRFKQSLMDL is encoded by the coding sequence TTGACAGCGCGAGATTTTAAAAATTATTTAGAGCCTTTAAGAGAGAGTCAAAATTTATTGGGTTTTTCAGGTGGGTTGGATTCTACTTGTTTGTTCCATCTTTTGGTTGGAGAAAATATCGCTTTTGACATCGCTTTAGTGGATTATAACACGCAAAAACAACGCCTTGAAATCATCCAACACGCTCAAAAACTCGCAAAAACACACCATAAAAAATGCTATATCCATTACGCCCCAAAAATCGCGCGCAATTTTGAAATGCAAGCGAGAAAAGTTCGCTATGATTTTTTTGAAGCCCTAACAAAAGAGCATTCTTACAAGCATTTGATTTTGGCGCACCACTTGAATGACAGGCTGGAATGGTTTTTGATGCAATTAAGCAAAGGTGCCGGATTAAACACGCTTTTAAGCTTTCAAGCCTATGAAAAAAGAGAATCTTATGCGATCGTTCGCCCCTTGCTCTACACCCCTAAAGACACCCTTAAAACGCTCGCTAAAGATTTGAAATTTTTTGAAGACGATTCTAATTCTTCTTTAAAATTCAAACGCAATTTTTTCAGGAAAAATTACGCTAACTCCTTGATGCAAGATTATTCTAAGGGCATTATCCAAAGTTTTAAGTTTTTGGATGAAGAAAAAGAGCGGCTTTATCCTTTGATTCCCGTTTCACAAATGCATGGGATCACTTTTTTTAAGTATTCGCAAAATGCGCTTTTTATGGTGGATAAAATCTTAAAGCAAAAGGGGTATGTGTTGAGTTTTTCTCAAAAAGAAGAAATCAAGCGCCATTTTTTTAGCTTGGAAATCGCTCAAAAATTCATCATTGAAAGCGACAAAGAGTGTGTGTTTATCGCTCTTAAACCCCAAAAAACTTTAAGCATGCCAAAGGATTTTAAAGACAGAGCTAGGAGGTTGAATATCCCTAAACGCTTAAGGCCTGTTTTATACGCAGAATTTTTAAAACAACCAACGCATGATTTTTTAACCCGTTTCAAACAGAGTTTAATGGATCTATAA
- a CDS encoding tRNA dihydrouridine synthase: protein MDFKNKKWLFLAPLAGYTDLPFRSVVKKFGVDVTTSEMVSSHSLVYAFDKTSKMLEKSPLEDRFMAQISGSKESVVKEAVEKINALDHVSGIDFNCGCPAPKVANHGNGSGLLKDLDHLVKLLKIIRENTNKKITSVKVRLGFEKKIPKEIAHALNDAPVDYVVVHGRTRSDKYQKDKIDYESIALMKGILKKPVIANGEIDSVKKAFEVLQITQADGLMIGRAALRAPWIFWQIRNNTTKLPAVVKKDLVLEHFDKMVEFYGDRGVVMFRKNLHAYAKGEMQASAFRNCVNTLTEIKSMRESIEEFFNQEMLQSEVPLWVELNQKSV, encoded by the coding sequence ATGGACTTTAAAAATAAAAAATGGCTTTTTCTAGCCCCTCTAGCAGGCTATACGGATTTGCCTTTTAGGAGCGTGGTGAAAAAATTTGGCGTGGATGTTACCACAAGCGAAATGGTGAGCTCGCATTCGTTAGTGTATGCGTTTGATAAAACTTCTAAAATGTTGGAAAAATCCCCTTTAGAAGATCGTTTCATGGCGCAAATTTCAGGCTCTAAAGAAAGCGTAGTCAAAGAAGCGGTGGAGAAAATCAACGCTTTAGATCATGTGAGTGGGATTGATTTTAATTGCGGTTGTCCCGCTCCTAAAGTGGCTAATCATGGTAACGGTAGCGGGCTATTGAAGGATTTAGACCACTTAGTGAAGCTTTTAAAAATCATCAGAGAAAACACCAATAAAAAAATCACAAGCGTGAAAGTGCGTTTAGGCTTTGAAAAGAAAATCCCTAAAGAAATCGCTCATGCCCTAAATGACGCGCCGGTGGATTATGTGGTGGTGCATGGGAGGACACGAAGCGACAAATACCAAAAAGATAAAATAGATTATGAAAGCATCGCTTTAATGAAAGGGATCTTAAAAAAGCCTGTGATAGCCAATGGCGAAATTGACAGCGTGAAAAAAGCCTTTGAAGTTTTGCAAATCACGCAAGCTGATGGGCTGATGATAGGGCGAGCAGCCTTAAGAGCCCCATGGATATTTTGGCAAATCAGAAACAACACCACAAAATTGCCCGCAGTCGTGAAAAAAGATCTGGTTTTAGAACATTTTGATAAAATGGTGGAGTTTTATGGGGATAGGGGGGTGGTTATGTTTAGGAAAAACTTGCATGCTTACGCTAAAGGCGAAATGCAAGCGAGCGCGTTTCGTAACTGCGTCAATACCCTTACAGAAATAAAGAGCATGCGAGAGAGCATAGAGGAATTTTTTAATCAAGAAATGTTGCAAAGTGAAGTGCCATTATGGGTAGAATTGAATCAAAAAAGCGTTTGA
- a CDS encoding outer membrane beta-barrel protein: MGRIESKKRLKALVFLASLGVLWGNSAEKTPFFKTKNHIYLGFRLGTGANVHTSMWQQAYKDNPTCPSSVCYGEKLEAHYKGGKNLSYTGQIGDEIAFDKYHILGLRVWGDIEYAKAQLGQKVGGNTLLSQANYNPSAIKTYDPISNTQGSLNLQKTPNPQNFLFNNGHFMAFGLNVNVFVNLPIDTLLKLALKTEKMLFFKIGVFGGGGVEYAILWSSQYKNQNTNQDDKFFAAGGGFFVNFGGSLYIGKRNRFNVGLKIPYYSLSAQSWKNFGSSNVWQQQTIRQNFSVFRNKEVFVSYAFLF, encoded by the coding sequence ATGGGTAGAATTGAATCAAAAAAGCGTTTGAAAGCACTTGTTTTTTTAGCCAGCTTGGGGGTTTTGTGGGGCAATAGCGCTGAAAAAACGCCTTTTTTTAAAACAAAAAACCACATTTATCTAGGTTTTAGGCTAGGCACAGGGGCTAATGTGCACACAAGCATGTGGCAACAAGCCTATAAAGACAACCCCACTTGCCCTAGTAGCGTGTGTTATGGCGAGAAATTAGAAGCCCATTATAAGGGGGGTAAAAACTTGTCTTATACCGGGCAAATAGGCGATGAAATAGCTTTTGATAAATACCATATTTTAGGATTAAGGGTGTGGGGGGATATAGAATACGCTAAAGCGCAATTAGGTCAAAAAGTGGGGGGTAATACCCTTTTATCCCAAGCCAATTATAACCCAAGCGCGATTAAAACCTACGATCCTATTTCAAACACTCAAGGCTCTTTGAATTTGCAAAAAACCCCAAACCCCCAAAACTTCCTTTTCAATAACGGGCATTTCATGGCGTTTGGTTTGAATGTGAATGTGTTTGTTAACCTCCCTATAGACACCCTTTTAAAACTCGCTTTAAAAACAGAAAAAATGCTGTTTTTTAAAATAGGCGTGTTTGGTGGGGGTGGGGTGGAATACGCAATATTATGGAGTTCTCAATATAAAAATCAAAACACGAATCAAGATGATAAATTTTTTGCAGCGGGTGGGGGGTTTTTTGTGAATTTTGGGGGTTCTTTGTATATAGGCAAACGCAACCGCTTCAATGTGGGGTTAAAAATCCCTTACTATAGCTTGAGCGCGCAAAGTTGGAAAAACTTTGGCTCTAGCAATGTGTGGCAGCAACAAACGATCCGACAAAACTTCAGCGTTTTTAGGAATAAAGAAGTTTTTGTCAGTTATGCGTTTTTGTTTTAG
- the sabA gene encoding Hop family adhesin SabA, producing the protein MKKTILLSLSLASSLLHAEDNGFFVSAGYQIGEAVQMVKNTGELKNLNEKYEQLNQYLNQVASLKQSIQNANNIELVNSSLNYLKSFTNNNYNSTTQSPIFNAVQAVITSVLGFWSLYAGNYFTFLVGNKNTLYNVQGNPPFSTVINNCSGIENCAMEQTTYDKMKSLAESLQAAQTNSTTKANNLCALSGCTATEGQNPNSTVSNALNLAQQLMDLIADTKTAMMWKNIVISGVSNASGAITSTNYPTHYAVFNNIKAMIPILQQAVTLSQSNNSIASNLQAQATGSQTNPEFAKDIYNLAQNQKQVISYAKDIFNLFNSIPAEQYKYLEKAYLKIPNAGQTPTNPYRQVVNLNQEVQTIQSNVSYYGNRIDSALSVAKDVYNLKSNQTEIVTTYNDAKNLSEEISQLPYNQVNTKDIVTLPYDKNAPAAGQYNYQINHEQASNLSQALAAMSNNPFKHVGMISSQNNNGALNGLGVQVGYKQFFGESKRWGLRYYGFFDYNHGYIKSSFFNSSSDIWTYGGGSDLLYNFLNDKATKKNNKLSVGLFGGIQLAGTTWLNSQYVNLTAFNNPYSAKVNTSNFQFLFNLGLRTNLATAKKKDSEHSAQHGIELGVKIPTINTNYYSFLGTKLEYRRLYSVYLNYVFAY; encoded by the coding sequence ATGAAAAAGACAATTCTGCTCTCTCTCTCTCTCGCTTCATCGCTTTTGCACGCTGAAGACAACGGCTTTTTTGTGAGCGCGGGCTATCAAATCGGCGAAGCGGTGCAAATGGTCAAAAACACCGGTGAATTGAAAAACTTGAACGAAAAATACGAGCAATTAAACCAGTATTTAAATCAAGTGGCTTCGTTGAAGCAAAGCATTCAAAACGCCAACAACATTGAGCTGGTCAATAGCTCTTTAAACTATTTAAAAAGCTTTACCAACAACAACTATAACAGCACCACCCAATCGCCCATCTTTAACGCCGTGCAAGCTGTTATCACTTCGGTATTGGGTTTTTGGAGTCTTTATGCGGGGAACTACTTCACTTTTCTTGTGGGCAATAAGAATACTCTATATAATGTCCAGGGTAACCCTCCTTTTTCAACGGTTATCAATAACTGCTCAGGAATTGAAAACTGCGCTATGGAACAAACCACTTACGACAAGATGAAGAGTCTTGCTGAAAGCCTCCAAGCAGCTCAAACAAACTCTACTACTAAAGCGAACAATCTTTGCGCTTTATCCGGATGCACTGCAACAGAAGGCCAAAACCCAAACTCAACCGTAAGCAACGCTCTTAACTTGGCGCAACAGCTTATGGATTTAATCGCAGACACTAAGACGGCTATGATGTGGAAAAATATCGTCATCAGTGGTGTTTCAAACGCGTCCGGTGCTATCACATCCACTAATTACCCAACGCACTATGCGGTGTTTAACAATATCAAGGCGATGATACCTATTTTGCAACAAGCGGTTACGCTTTCTCAAAGTAACAACAGCATAGCTAGTAATTTGCAAGCTCAAGCTACAGGATCTCAAACAAACCCTGAATTCGCTAAAGACATCTACAATCTCGCTCAAAACCAAAAGCAAGTCATCTCTTACGCCAAAGATATTTTCAACCTCTTTAATTCCATCCCTGCAGAGCAGTATAAATATCTAGAGAAAGCTTATTTGAAAATACCCAATGCGGGTCAAACTCCTACTAACCCTTACAGACAAGTGGTGAATTTAAACCAAGAAGTTCAGACGATTCAAAGCAATGTGAGTTATTATGGCAATCGGATTGATTCGGCTTTAAGCGTGGCCAAAGATGTTTATAACCTAAAATCCAATCAAACAGAGATTGTAACCACTTATAACGATGCTAAGAATTTGAGCGAAGAGATTTCTCAACTCCCATACAATCAAGTCAATACAAAAGACATTGTCACACTACCCTATGATAAAAACGCTCCAGCAGCAGGCCAATACAACTACCAAATCAACCACGAGCAAGCATCCAATCTTTCTCAAGCTTTAGCGGCGATGAGCAACAACCCCTTTAAACATGTAGGAATGATCAGCTCTCAAAACAATAACGGCGCATTGAACGGGCTTGGCGTGCAAGTGGGCTATAAGCAATTCTTTGGCGAAAGCAAAAGATGGGGATTAAGGTATTATGGCTTCTTTGATTACAACCACGGCTATATCAAATCAAGCTTTTTTAATTCTTCTTCTGATATATGGACTTATGGCGGTGGGAGCGATTTGTTATATAACTTTCTTAACGATAAAGCCACTAAAAAGAACAACAAGCTCTCCGTGGGTCTTTTTGGAGGCATCCAACTAGCAGGGACTACATGGCTTAATTCTCAATATGTGAATTTAACCGCGTTCAATAATCCTTACAGCGCGAAAGTCAATACTTCCAATTTCCAATTCTTGTTCAATCTCGGCTTGAGGACGAATCTCGCTACAGCTAAGAAAAAAGACAGCGAACATTCCGCGCAGCATGGCATAGAATTGGGCGTTAAAATCCCTACCATCAACACGAATTACTATTCTTTTCTAGGCACTAAGCTAGAATACAGAAGACTCTATAGCGTGTATCTCAATTATGTGTTTGCTTACTGA